A window of the Streptomyces luomodiensis genome harbors these coding sequences:
- a CDS encoding cellulase-like family protein produces the protein MTLSPHLPDKLTISLWDFSWYTRTGPGEPFADLDRAFEEAVTRGYNTVRICAMPFLLFGSRLDTAKLRFSGLGGAYGQRMRWYDVGGGGEIDGRARLRELFEAALRHDCFVILSSWEYQQSPAFGEGRAWFDALMAVDPERRAEVLADALADLIDFLVIHGLDDRIAFTELHNEVQGSRLTDGLQGADKVVALRPRLERGIARFKERHPNRPVTVNYAKVPVGSLRGVPREVDVAVFHPYVYGVLDELLTTFAVRDRGRPFPQEPVRRELLRPGAPDLADWAPPPGDRWRLEATTVGPREIYVHDWCDPARWDAWLYDRYAVHRTAMDQRLVTWIEAAADWAAGSGVPLVFGEGWIGYTPLHGTFEEGPVGAAFCRRAVAESARVGAWGAVVCSNAAPQHPMWQDIALQRECNAVLRG, from the coding sequence GTGACGCTGTCGCCGCATCTGCCGGACAAACTGACCATCTCGCTGTGGGACTTCAGCTGGTACACCCGCACCGGCCCGGGTGAGCCCTTCGCCGACCTCGACCGCGCCTTCGAGGAGGCCGTGACGCGCGGCTACAACACGGTGCGTATCTGCGCCATGCCGTTCCTCCTCTTCGGCTCCCGGCTCGACACGGCCAAACTGCGGTTTTCGGGGCTGGGCGGCGCGTACGGGCAGCGGATGCGCTGGTACGACGTGGGCGGCGGCGGCGAGATCGACGGACGGGCCCGGCTGCGCGAACTGTTCGAGGCGGCCCTGCGCCATGACTGCTTCGTCATCCTCTCCAGCTGGGAGTACCAGCAGAGCCCGGCGTTCGGCGAGGGCCGCGCCTGGTTCGACGCGCTGATGGCCGTCGACCCCGAGCGGCGCGCCGAGGTGCTCGCGGACGCGCTCGCCGATCTGATCGACTTCCTGGTGATCCACGGTCTGGACGACCGGATCGCCTTCACCGAGCTGCACAACGAGGTCCAGGGCAGCCGGCTCACTGACGGGCTTCAGGGCGCGGACAAGGTGGTCGCCCTGCGGCCGCGGCTGGAGCGGGGCATCGCCCGGTTCAAGGAGCGCCACCCCAACCGGCCGGTCACGGTCAACTACGCCAAGGTGCCGGTCGGTTCGCTGCGCGGGGTGCCCCGCGAGGTGGATGTGGCGGTCTTCCACCCCTATGTCTACGGGGTGCTGGACGAGCTGTTGACCACCTTCGCCGTGCGCGACCGGGGCCGTCCCTTCCCCCAGGAGCCGGTCCGCCGGGAGCTGCTGCGCCCCGGCGCCCCCGATCTGGCCGACTGGGCTCCCCCGCCCGGCGATCGCTGGCGGCTGGAGGCCACCACGGTCGGCCCCCGTGAGATCTACGTCCACGACTGGTGCGACCCCGCCCGCTGGGACGCCTGGCTGTACGACCGCTATGCCGTGCACCGTACGGCGATGGACCAGCGGCTGGTCACCTGGATCGAGGCGGCCGCGGACTGGGCGGCCGGAAGCGGGGTCCCGCTGGTCTTCGGCGAGGGCTGGATCGGCTACACCCCGCTGCACGGGACCTTCGAGGAGGGGCCGGTGGGGGCCGCGTTCTGCCGCCGCGCCGTGGCGGAGTCGGCGCGGGTGGGCGCGTGGGGCGCGGTGGTGTGCTCCAACGCCGCGCCCCAGCACCCGATGTGGCAGGACATCGCGCTCCAGCGGGAGTGCAACGCGGTGCTGCGCGGCTGA
- the ddaH gene encoding dimethylargininase produces MSPTRVSRPRRFLTCAPRYFDVRYAINPWMRADTEVDTDLARAQWETLIRAYRDHGHRVDHIEPVVGLPDMVFAANSALVLEGRVFGSRFHAPQRRPEQLAYERWFKAAGFDVHPPESVCEGEGDLVPAGPFVLAGTGFRTTRAAHQEVQEFFGVPTISLLLVDPYFYHLDTALFVLDDRNDGGNIAYYPEAFSPGSREVLRRLYPDALIATRDDAMAFGLNAVSDGRHVFVAPRATGLIDQLTDRGYVPVPVDLSELHKAGGGIKCCTQEIR; encoded by the coding sequence ATGTCCCCCACCCGTGTGTCGCGCCCCAGGCGCTTTTTGACCTGTGCCCCCAGATATTTCGATGTGCGGTATGCCATCAATCCCTGGATGCGTGCGGACACCGAGGTCGACACCGACCTCGCCCGAGCACAGTGGGAGACCCTGATCCGCGCCTACCGCGACCACGGCCACCGGGTGGACCACATCGAACCGGTGGTGGGGCTGCCGGACATGGTGTTCGCCGCGAACTCGGCCCTCGTCCTGGAGGGCCGGGTCTTCGGCTCCCGGTTCCACGCACCGCAGCGCCGGCCGGAACAGCTCGCCTACGAGCGGTGGTTCAAGGCGGCCGGGTTCGATGTCCACCCGCCGGAGTCGGTGTGCGAGGGCGAGGGCGACCTGGTGCCGGCCGGGCCCTTCGTCCTGGCGGGCACCGGCTTCCGGACCACCCGGGCGGCCCATCAGGAGGTCCAGGAGTTCTTCGGGGTGCCGACCATCAGCCTGCTGCTGGTGGACCCGTACTTCTACCACCTGGACACCGCGCTGTTCGTGCTCGACGACCGGAACGACGGCGGGAACATCGCCTACTACCCGGAGGCGTTCTCCCCCGGCAGCCGTGAAGTGCTGCGGCGGCTCTACCCCGACGCGCTGATCGCCACCCGCGACGACGCCATGGCCTTCGGGCTCAACGCGGTCTCCGACGGCCGCCACGTCTTCGTCGCCCCCCGCGCCACCGGCCTCATCGACCAGCTCACCGACCGCGGTTACGTCCCCGTCCCCGTCGACCTGTCGGAGCTGCACAAGGCCGGCGGGGGCATCAAGTGCTGCACACAGGAGATTCGCTGA
- the rocD gene encoding ornithine--oxo-acid transaminase: MTATTPGTATTAATSATARAAGADRPDLPARSSRELIRAEETSLAHNYHPLHVVVARAEGVWVWDVEGRRYLDMLAGYSALNFGHRHPALIEAAHRQLDQLTLTSRAFHNDRLAGFAEAVAELTGLSMVLPMNTGAEAVESAIKVARKWAYEVKGVAPDQATIVVAADNFHGRTTTIVGFSSDPVARDGFGPFAPGFRVVPYNDLAALEAAVDATTAAVLIEPIQGEAGVVIPDDGYLRGVRELTRRTGTLFIADEIQSGLGRTGTTLAVEHESVTPDVLLLGKALGGGIVPVSAVVADRAVLGVLRPGEHGSTFGGNPLAAAVGSAVVDLLRTGTYQRRAAELGQVLRDGLAALTGKGVVGYRCRGLWAGVDVDPALGTGREVSERLMAEGVLVKDTHGSTIRLAPPLTITREELESSLAALEKVLG; the protein is encoded by the coding sequence ATGACCGCCACCACGCCCGGCACGGCTACCACCGCCGCCACCTCCGCCACCGCCCGCGCGGCGGGCGCCGACCGCCCTGACCTCCCCGCCCGCTCCTCGCGCGAGCTGATCCGCGCCGAGGAGACCTCGCTGGCGCACAACTACCATCCGCTGCACGTGGTCGTCGCCCGCGCCGAGGGCGTATGGGTCTGGGACGTCGAGGGGCGCCGCTATCTGGACATGCTGGCCGGCTACTCGGCCCTCAACTTCGGCCACCGCCACCCGGCGCTCATCGAGGCCGCCCACCGCCAGCTCGACCAGCTCACGCTGACCTCACGGGCCTTCCACAACGACCGGCTAGCCGGGTTCGCCGAAGCGGTGGCGGAGCTCACCGGGCTCTCCATGGTGCTGCCGATGAACACCGGCGCGGAGGCGGTGGAGAGCGCCATCAAGGTCGCCCGCAAATGGGCGTACGAGGTGAAGGGCGTCGCCCCGGACCAGGCCACCATCGTGGTGGCGGCCGACAACTTCCACGGCCGCACGACGACGATCGTCGGATTCTCCAGCGACCCCGTCGCCCGCGACGGCTTCGGCCCGTTCGCCCCGGGCTTCCGCGTCGTGCCGTACAACGACCTCGCGGCGCTGGAAGCCGCCGTCGACGCGACCACGGCGGCGGTCCTCATCGAACCCATCCAGGGCGAGGCGGGCGTCGTCATCCCCGATGACGGCTATCTGCGGGGGGTGCGCGAGCTGACCCGGCGCACCGGGACGCTGTTCATCGCCGACGAGATCCAGTCCGGCCTCGGCCGCACCGGCACCACCCTGGCCGTCGAGCACGAGTCGGTGACGCCGGACGTCCTGCTGCTCGGCAAGGCGCTGGGCGGCGGCATCGTGCCGGTGTCGGCGGTCGTGGCCGACCGGGCGGTGCTCGGGGTGCTGCGCCCCGGCGAGCACGGCTCCACCTTCGGCGGCAACCCGCTGGCCGCGGCGGTCGGCTCGGCCGTCGTCGATCTGCTGCGCACGGGCACCTACCAACGCCGGGCGGCGGAGCTGGGCCAGGTGCTGCGGGACGGACTGGCCGCGCTGACCGGCAAGGGCGTCGTGGGCTACCGCTGCCGCGGACTGTGGGCGGGCGTCGACGTGGACCCCGCCCTCGGTACCGGCCGCGAGGTGAGCGAGCGGCTGATGGCCGAGGGGGTCCTGGTCAAGGACACCCATGGCTCGACGATCCGCCTGGCACCGCCGCTGACCATCACCCGCGAGGAGCTGGAGTCGTCGCTGGCGGCGCTGGAGAAGGTGCTCGGCTGA
- a CDS encoding anhydro-N-acetylmuramic acid kinase: MRVIGLMSGTSHDAVDAAAADLVLDGDTVVLAPLGLVSEAYPEELRSALSAALPPAATTMKEVCALDTRIGQAFASLAARADRELCAGRADLIGSHGQTVYHWAEGGRVHGTLQLGQPAWIAEATGRPVVSDLRARDVAAGGQGAPLVSLVDALWLRGRPGVRAALNLGGIANITVVSGAGDPLAFDTGPANALIDAAARDLTGGRLDHDADGAMAARGTVHGPLLERLLAEPYYALPAPKTTGKELFHGSYLRAALAAVGPVPDDDVVATVTELTARTVADAVRSVHATEVIASGGGTRNPTLMGALRRALGGIALRTSDELGLPAAAKEAYAFAVLAFLTAHGLAGTAPSCTGARHPRVLGSITPGRRGLTLPAPGQQAPTRLEIFRR, encoded by the coding sequence ATGCGGGTGATCGGCCTGATGTCGGGCACGTCCCATGACGCGGTCGACGCCGCGGCAGCCGATCTGGTGCTGGACGGCGACACGGTGGTGCTGGCCCCGCTGGGTCTGGTCAGCGAGGCGTATCCGGAGGAGCTGCGGTCGGCGCTGAGCGCCGCGCTGCCCCCGGCGGCGACCACCATGAAGGAGGTGTGCGCACTGGACACCCGTATCGGCCAGGCGTTCGCCTCGCTGGCGGCCCGCGCCGACCGGGAGCTGTGCGCCGGGCGCGCGGATCTCATCGGCTCGCACGGTCAGACGGTGTACCACTGGGCCGAGGGCGGGCGGGTGCACGGGACGCTGCAACTCGGCCAGCCCGCCTGGATCGCCGAGGCCACCGGCCGCCCGGTCGTCTCCGATCTGCGCGCCCGCGATGTGGCCGCCGGCGGCCAGGGCGCTCCCCTGGTCAGCCTGGTGGACGCCCTGTGGCTGCGCGGGCGGCCCGGTGTCCGCGCCGCCCTGAACCTCGGCGGGATCGCCAACATCACGGTGGTGTCGGGCGCCGGGGATCCGCTGGCCTTCGACACCGGCCCGGCCAACGCGCTCATCGACGCGGCCGCCCGGGACCTGACGGGCGGCCGGCTGGACCATGACGCGGACGGCGCCATGGCGGCGCGCGGCACCGTCCACGGGCCGCTGCTGGAGCGGCTTCTGGCCGAGCCGTACTATGCGCTGCCCGCGCCCAAGACGACCGGCAAGGAGCTGTTCCACGGGTCGTATCTGCGGGCTGCCCTGGCCGCCGTGGGCCCGGTGCCGGACGACGACGTGGTCGCCACCGTCACCGAGCTGACCGCCCGCACCGTCGCCGACGCGGTGCGGTCGGTGCACGCCACGGAGGTGATCGCCTCGGGCGGCGGCACCCGTAACCCCACCCTGATGGGGGCGTTGCGCCGGGCGCTGGGCGGCATCGCGCTGCGGACCTCCGACGAACTCGGCCTTCCGGCGGCGGCGAAGGAGGCGTACGCCTTCGCCGTCCTCGCCTTTCTGACCGCCCATGGGCTGGCCGGTACGGCTCCGAGCTGCACCGGGGCCCGTCATCCCCGCGTGCTGGGGTCGATCACACCGGGGCGCCGCGGCCTCACCCTGCCCGCGCCGGGACAGCAGGCGCCCACCCGGCTGGAGATCTTCCGGCGCTGA
- a CDS encoding DUF1876 domain-containing protein, which yields MAHTVEWTVHLYLSEDEGRTTARVELETGATALTGRGLARCNPDDEDVPVIGDELAAGRALSDLGQQLVHAAERDLESVGAPPASRRPRPGYGWIA from the coding sequence ATGGCGCACACAGTGGAGTGGACGGTCCACCTCTACCTCTCCGAGGACGAGGGGAGGACCACGGCGCGCGTGGAACTGGAGACCGGGGCCACGGCGCTCACCGGCCGGGGACTGGCCCGGTGCAATCCGGACGACGAGGACGTGCCGGTGATCGGCGATGAGCTCGCGGCCGGGCGGGCGCTCAGCGATCTGGGGCAGCAGCTGGTGCACGCCGCCGAGCGGGACCTGGAGAGCGTGGGCGCGCCCCCGGCCTCGCGCAGGCCGCGGCCCGGCTACGGCTGGATCGCCTGA
- a CDS encoding MFS transporter has translation MTTSPADSPDHAAGRVRRRALVAGSVGNLIEWYEFGVYGFFATIIAANFFTPDGGSELEGLVKTYASFGIAFFFRPVGAAVFGRVGDRIGRRPTLILVLLLMTGATTLIGALPTYDTLGAAAPWLLTLLRILQGLSAGGEFGGAVSIMTEFAPPGRRGLYGAWQSFTVALGLLAGAGAAALSATVMSEESLGDWGWRVPFLLTLPIGLVALWLRLRLEETPAFRAAAGSQATAAADGEATTAPDPVAPPTGPERVATPREVAGAVVLGAARIMGWAAAGYTFLVVMPSYLQATLNATFQQALVATVVANAGFALSILPAGLLSDRIGRRPVMLTGAVLVVVLAFPLLHVVQQPDGSAFTQGVAVFVAGVVVGLMAGPGPAMLAEMFPTRVRYTGLGLAYALSNAVFSGCAGLIVTEVVKRTGEVDIPAYYTAVTCAVSVLALLTPRAQDRHGAPRGRARAADGNQRQEETPCG, from the coding sequence GTGACGACGTCCCCAGCGGATTCCCCAGACCATGCCGCCGGGCGGGTCCGGCGCCGTGCGCTGGTGGCCGGTTCGGTCGGCAACCTCATCGAGTGGTACGAGTTCGGTGTCTACGGTTTCTTCGCGACGATCATCGCCGCGAACTTCTTCACCCCCGACGGGGGCAGTGAGCTCGAGGGCCTGGTCAAAACCTATGCCTCCTTCGGGATCGCGTTCTTCTTCCGTCCCGTCGGCGCCGCCGTCTTCGGCCGGGTCGGCGATCGGATCGGCCGTCGGCCCACGCTGATCCTGGTGCTGCTGCTGATGACCGGCGCCACGACGCTCATCGGCGCGCTGCCCACGTACGACACACTGGGCGCGGCCGCTCCCTGGCTGCTCACCCTGTTGCGCATCCTCCAGGGGCTGTCCGCGGGCGGGGAGTTCGGCGGCGCGGTGTCGATCATGACGGAGTTCGCTCCCCCGGGCCGGCGCGGGCTGTACGGGGCGTGGCAGTCGTTCACCGTGGCGCTGGGGCTGCTGGCCGGGGCCGGTGCGGCGGCGCTGTCGGCCACCGTGATGAGCGAGGAGTCGCTGGGCGACTGGGGGTGGCGGGTGCCGTTCCTGCTGACCCTGCCGATCGGGCTGGTCGCCCTGTGGCTGCGGCTGAGGCTGGAGGAGACCCCGGCCTTCCGGGCGGCGGCGGGCAGTCAGGCCACCGCGGCGGCGGACGGGGAGGCCACCACCGCGCCGGACCCGGTGGCGCCGCCCACCGGGCCGGAGCGGGTGGCGACCCCCCGCGAGGTGGCCGGGGCCGTCGTCCTGGGCGCCGCGCGCATCATGGGCTGGGCGGCGGCCGGTTACACCTTCCTGGTCGTCATGCCGTCGTACCTCCAGGCCACCTTGAACGCCACCTTCCAGCAGGCGCTGGTGGCCACCGTGGTGGCCAACGCCGGCTTCGCGCTCTCCATCCTCCCCGCCGGTCTGCTCAGCGACCGGATCGGGCGGCGGCCGGTGATGCTGACCGGGGCGGTGCTGGTGGTGGTGCTGGCCTTTCCGCTGCTCCATGTGGTGCAGCAGCCGGACGGCTCGGCGTTCACCCAAGGAGTGGCGGTCTTCGTCGCGGGCGTGGTGGTGGGGCTGATGGCGGGCCCGGGGCCGGCCATGCTCGCCGAGATGTTCCCGACCCGGGTCCGCTACACGGGGCTGGGGCTGGCGTACGCGCTGTCCAACGCGGTGTTCTCCGGCTGCGCGGGGCTCATCGTCACCGAGGTCGTCAAGCGCACCGGCGAGGTCGACATCCCGGCCTACTACACGGCGGTGACCTGCGCCGTCAGCGTGCTCGCGCTGCTCACCCCGCGTGCGCAGGACCGCCACGGCGCGCCGCGCGGCCGGGCGCGGGCGGCCGACGGGAACCAGCGGCAGGAGGAAACGCCATGCGGGTGA
- a CDS encoding FadR/GntR family transcriptional regulator: MASYAGRGVHGEVVQRLGARVVTGDFAEGDILDVRALGEELDVSLTVMREALKVLAGKGLIDARQKRGTFVRPRSAWNLLDADVIRWRMAGGDGRRLMRDLTDIRAVVEPAAAHRAALRRTDAHLTELETALAAMERARGDLAAEAEADAAFHRALLAATGNELLARLELILEPGLRERDRLVHAHGDADDPVPSHRRVLEAIRDRDAPGAELAMLDLLAKAAEDVDRAAPARPDAEGVRAPAVPAVPAVSAVPQAIQP, encoded by the coding sequence ATGGCGTCCTATGCCGGCCGAGGCGTGCACGGCGAAGTGGTCCAGCGGCTGGGTGCCCGCGTCGTCACCGGAGACTTCGCCGAGGGCGACATCCTCGACGTCCGCGCCCTGGGCGAGGAACTGGACGTCAGCCTTACGGTGATGCGCGAAGCCCTCAAGGTGCTCGCGGGCAAGGGCCTCATCGACGCCCGGCAGAAGCGCGGCACCTTCGTCCGCCCCCGCTCCGCCTGGAACCTCCTCGACGCCGATGTGATCCGCTGGCGCATGGCCGGCGGGGACGGACGGCGGCTGATGCGCGACCTCACCGACATCCGCGCCGTCGTCGAACCCGCCGCCGCCCACCGCGCGGCGCTGCGCCGCACCGACGCCCACCTGACCGAGCTGGAGACCGCGCTGGCCGCCATGGAGCGCGCCCGCGGCGATCTGGCGGCCGAGGCGGAGGCGGACGCCGCCTTCCACCGCGCGCTGCTCGCCGCCACCGGCAATGAACTCCTCGCCCGCCTCGAGCTGATCCTGGAGCCCGGACTGCGGGAGCGCGACCGCCTGGTGCACGCCCACGGCGACGCCGACGACCCCGTGCCCAGCCACCGCCGGGTGCTGGAGGCCATACGGGACCGCGACGCGCCCGGCGCCGAGCTGGCCATGCTCGATCTGCTCGCCAAGGCGGCCGAGGACGTCGACCGGGCGGCGCCCGCCCGGCCCGACGCCGAGGGCGTCCGGGCGCCGGCCGTACCCGCGGTGCCGGCCGTATCCGCGGTGCCTCAGGCGATCCAGCCGTAG